ATTTCACTGTGAAGAGTAATGATATCTCCTACACAGACTCTTTTTTCAGTATCCTTCTTGTCCTTGGCACCGATGTCGATCCAAATATCCTCCATCTTCAGCTTGGGAGTATCTGAATCTCCACGAGTCATGTGAGGGGCGTTTTTGCCGATGATTCCACGTACGATTTTCCCATCGTGATGGATATCCAGGCGCAGACCCGGCAACAGATTTACGTCAAATCCACCTAAGGATTTCACATAGATGTATCCGTTCTCATCGATGTAGTTTATCATAAAACCGATTTCATCGGCATGGCCGACAATCATCACCTTCAGATCGCTGGAGCCGCGCTTAAAGGCGATCAGGTTGCCGTTTACATCAGTAGAAATGTCGTCGCAGGTACCGCGAAGATAATCTCTGGTTATCTTTTGTGCTTGGGATTCAAAACCGGAAGGACTGGCTACATTCAACAGCTTATAGAGGTATTCTTTGTTGCTCTTATTCATTAAAGTCCCTTAGCAGTTATTTGCTTCTTCATCAGCGAAAGGATTCATGGTCCTCTTCATCGCTGGTTTTTCGTGAGGGATGAGGCAGAGGAACTTCAAGGTGTCCTCGCCTACGTTTTTAAAAGCATGCATCATGCCGGGATCAACATACATTATGTCGTTTTCGGCAAAGGGAAGTTCTCCGCGTTCTGTAACGAGAGCTCCCTTCCCGGAAAGGCAATAGAGTTCATGTTCCCATTCATGCTGATGATAGGGGGTATGGCCGCCTGGTTCCACTTCAAACATGCGCATGGCAAAGTTTGGAGCGCCATCATTTTGGCTGATCAACCATCGGATTTGAGCTCCTTTGGCGCCTTCAGCATTTACTGGTTCCAGTTCCACATTGTCATAGTGTATTACTTTCATGGGATTCCTCCATAATGTTTTTGTTTTGTAATAAATAAGATAAGTGCTTTACGTGGCATTGCCATAATAAATGCATACTAAAATGGTGGAGTAAAGTAACTCCACCACAAGATTGTGTGCGGTAGACAAAAGGAATTATTCCTCGGTATCGGGCTCCTCTTCGGGTGAAGCTTCGGTTTCCTCAGCTTTGGCCTGAATGTCTATATCTACGGAGCATTTGGCTACTTCGGGGTAAAAATCGTCGATATACTCACGAATGGTATTTTCGATGTCCTCGTGTTTATCGAGAATCTCTTGGCTAAAACGCACTTTGATAGAGAGATAACTCATGGTCTGGTTGATGTCTACTTTGGGTTGTTCACCATATACGTTGGACAGAAACTCAGGAAGCGATTTGGAGAGCTTTACCGTTCCACTTACGCGACGGTATGCTTTCATACCCAAATGAGCGGCTGCAGCAGTTCCACCAATAAAGAGCAGAGTTTTGAAGAACTTTTTCATTATTTAAACCTCATTATTTGTAGATGGATTTGATTTTTCCCCAGCTGCGGTTTTGAACCGAAACAGGCTGGTGCACTTCAATATCTGAACCGGAAACAGGATTCAAAGCAAATTCACCAAAGCTGAATGTAACAATGCCGGTAATCGATGAATACTGATTTCCGGTGCTTTTTGTGGGATTGATGTTTGTACTGCCAAAATTCCCCAACGAAATTGTGCACATACCGGTGCCATCGCTTACCAGAAGGCGGTTACGAGTGCTTTTCTGCCCGGAAGCACTGACTGAATGAACACGAGCATACACACTTTCATAAGCTTCAGCTTCTACAGAGTGAGTGATCTGGGCAGTAGTGAGATTGGCGGGTTTTGGCAGGGGGTGGTTGCGTTCCAGGATTCTAAGGGAAGTGATATCTTGCAAAGTGGTCACTCCAAAACTTTCCTGAACCACACCGCTAAGCCTAATGCGGTCTCCAACCTGAACATCGCTGCGGCGCTCTAAAACTAGCAAATCGGTAAAAGGCCCAGCTACGGATTCGGAGATGAAGAAACCACCAGATTTGTAGTTCACGGCGGTTATAATGCCTTCTGTGCTAACGCTCTTTCCAGCGTATTGGGAGGGATAAGTATTGTCACTACCGGGGAATGCGGTATATTGAATATCGTATATAGAGATGCTCCAGGCCGAAACAATCAGGCCTGTAAACAGGGTTGTAAGTAATATATACCTTCTCATACTTTACCTCTATAAGTCATTTTATATGCCTTGGTATCCTGTCAAGCAAAATCGACGCTCCTTTTCAGAATTGTGGATTCATATCCACAAATCAGGAGCCCGGCAATCAACAAATTACTCATTATTAAGCTCTAACTTTCGGGAAAGCATCGCGCAAAGATACCAAGCGTAAGCCCATACTCTCTATCTGAGTAATGAACTTCCTCATTGCATCGAGTTTTTCGCGATTATGACAGTGACTAATGATGACAATCGGTTCTTTGCGCCCTTTATACTTGGCCAGGGATTCTATCTTTGATGCCAGAGTGGCGTCGCTGACATCCGGCACATCCAGGAAGATATCACGTTTGGCAGTAAAAAGATCCAAATCTCTTGCCGCACTATAGACCGCGCTTTGAGAAGTAGTGGCGCTATCGATTAGAAACAATCCTTTTTTTGCCAGATGGCTTAGCACCGTCTTCATTGTGGGCAAGCTAGCTGTAGTGGCACTACCCATGTGGTTGTTGGCAGCAACAGCCATGGGCATTTGGGCAATAAAACCATCCAGAGTTTTCATAATATCTTTTTCATCCATGTCTTTAGATATATACTTCTCACCGGGACTAATACTGCTATTTTCCGCTTCCATGGGAATGTGAATGATCACTTCATGCCCTTTGCGGCTTGCCATACTGGCTGCTTCCTCACTATGGGA
The Candidatus Cloacimonadota bacterium genome window above contains:
- a CDS encoding cupin domain-containing protein, with the protein product MKVIHYDNVELEPVNAEGAKGAQIRWLISQNDGAPNFAMRMFEVEPGGHTPYHQHEWEHELYCLSGKGALVTERGELPFAENDIMYVDPGMMHAFKNVGEDTLKFLCLIPHEKPAMKRTMNPFADEEANNC
- a CDS encoding divergent polysaccharide deacetylase family protein gives rise to the protein MARKLIFPIIALLLLFGCKAKPDEMDNATHTETEQSDEIVMDSEMDSPVENDNPLQSYQYSWTKSEDMPDVVIIIDDFGNSGGQLLEDFADLPDEVVFAVLPDLSHSEEAASMASRKGHEVIIHIPMEAENSSISPGEKYISKDMDEKDIMKTLDGFIAQMPMAVAANNHMGSATTASLPTMKTVLSHLAKKGLFLIDSATTSQSAVYSAARDLDLFTAKRDIFLDVPDVSDATLASKIESLAKYKGRKEPIVIISHCHNREKLDAMRKFITQIESMGLRLVSLRDAFPKVRA